Proteins co-encoded in one Candidatus Eisenbacteria bacterium genomic window:
- the murB gene encoding UDP-N-acetylmuramate dehydrogenase: protein MESWRPFVSFEALTLDKEELIVKRGAAIAPYTTFGIGGPADVLAEAYTERALQQVVREAIASRMRWLLIGGGSNLLVGDAGFRGLVIVNRIEHLRVNGNRVVAGAGADLGEVVEAARESSLSGIEFAIDIPGTVGGAIRGNAGAFGRSVGDISVRIRLLEGTDLVDRAPAELGFAYRHSRLKQNDHIVVEAEFELTPGDRAEMDRVMGQHAAQRARRKEKGLHTAGCFFKNPILADGQKVAAGQLLEAAGAKEIRDGGAGVHAYHANYIVNMGGASADEVLRVAREMKRRVQESVGITLEEEVMVVTDPPAPGRV, encoded by the coding sequence ATGGAATCCTGGAGACCGTTCGTGAGTTTTGAAGCGCTGACGCTCGACAAAGAAGAGCTGATCGTGAAACGCGGCGCGGCGATCGCGCCGTACACGACCTTCGGGATTGGAGGCCCCGCGGATGTCCTCGCGGAGGCATACACCGAGCGCGCGCTGCAGCAGGTCGTGCGCGAGGCGATCGCGAGTCGCATGCGATGGCTCCTGATCGGCGGCGGGAGCAACCTCCTGGTCGGGGACGCGGGGTTCCGCGGCCTGGTCATTGTGAACCGCATCGAGCACCTGCGGGTGAACGGAAACCGGGTCGTCGCGGGCGCCGGAGCCGATCTGGGAGAAGTGGTGGAAGCCGCCCGTGAGAGTTCTCTATCCGGAATTGAGTTCGCGATCGATATCCCCGGCACCGTGGGGGGTGCCATCCGCGGCAACGCGGGAGCGTTCGGCCGTTCGGTGGGGGACATCTCGGTCCGCATTCGTCTCCTGGAAGGCACGGATCTCGTCGACCGCGCTCCGGCGGAGCTGGGTTTCGCCTACCGGCACAGCCGCCTGAAGCAAAACGACCACATTGTCGTTGAAGCGGAGTTCGAGCTAACGCCGGGCGACCGCGCGGAAATGGACCGCGTAATGGGGCAGCACGCGGCCCAGCGCGCGCGCCGTAAGGAGAAGGGGCTTCATACCGCCGGCTGCTTCTTCAAGAACCCGATCCTGGCGGACGGCCAGAAGGTCGCTGCCGGGCAGCTCCTCGAGGCCGCGGGGGCGAAGGAGATCCGTGACGGCGGCGCCGGGGTCCACGCCTACCACGCGAACTACATCGTGAACATGGGGGGCGCCTCGGCCGACGAAGTCTTACGGGTCGCCCGCGAGATGAAGCGCCGCGTTCAGGAATCGGTTGGCATCACCCTGGAAGAAGAGGTGATGGTGGTGACGGACCCGCCGGCTCCAGGCCGCGTGTAG
- a CDS encoding type III pantothenate kinase codes for MLLAIDVGNTEVTLGLFDGRHLTRSFRLSSETRRTADELELYLTQVFPELASRGGHAGVLASVVPTATRSYFEASRRVCGRDPLEVSSLIPSGVEIDYRDPQSAGADRIANAAAALRLYGAPVIVVDFGTATTFDVIVKDRRYIGGVIAPGVITGAEHLIRRAARLSAFELRAPEHVVGRSTEESLQSGVYYGAVGQVDAIVRRIAAEERIRPMVVATGGLASMIAAHSETIEKVDPDLTLHGLRIIYELNRPDAPATARAAPAKSQPRRAPHTRAKSKKHRK; via the coding sequence GTGCTCCTCGCGATCGATGTGGGCAATACGGAAGTGACCCTCGGGCTCTTCGACGGCCGCCACCTCACGCGCTCGTTTCGCCTGAGCAGCGAGACCCGGCGGACCGCGGACGAGCTCGAGCTCTATCTGACCCAGGTGTTTCCCGAGCTCGCCTCGCGGGGCGGTCACGCCGGGGTGCTCGCCTCGGTCGTCCCGACCGCGACGCGGTCCTACTTCGAGGCCTCCCGGAGGGTCTGCGGGCGGGACCCGCTCGAGGTCTCCTCGCTCATTCCGTCGGGGGTGGAGATCGACTACCGCGATCCCCAGTCCGCGGGAGCCGACCGGATCGCGAACGCGGCCGCGGCGCTCAGGCTCTACGGCGCGCCCGTCATCGTCGTGGATTTCGGCACGGCGACCACGTTCGACGTGATCGTGAAGGATCGCCGGTACATCGGCGGGGTCATCGCTCCCGGCGTCATCACGGGCGCGGAGCACCTGATCCGGCGTGCCGCGCGGCTATCGGCGTTCGAGCTGCGCGCTCCGGAGCACGTGGTGGGGCGAAGCACGGAGGAAAGCCTCCAGTCGGGCGTCTACTACGGCGCGGTCGGTCAAGTGGACGCCATCGTCCGTCGCATCGCCGCCGAAGAGCGGATCCGGCCGATGGTCGTGGCGACGGGCGGCCTCGCCTCGATGATCGCCGCCCACTCGGAGACGATCGAGAAAGTGGACCCCGACTTGACGCTCCACGGACTTCGGATCATCTACGAGCTGAACCGGCCGGACGCGCCGGCGACGGCCCGCGCCGCCCCGGCGAAATCCCAGCCACGCCGGGCACCGCATACCCGCGCCAAGTCCAAGAAACATCGGAAGTAA
- a CDS encoding biotin--[acetyl-CoA-carboxylase] ligase, producing MKPEPTRAMSAQRFLGVPVEAHAHLESTNDEVFRRAREGAPEGLVVVAEHQTQGRGRLGRSWFDAAGRSLLFSVLLKPAVPLQSYPLLALVLASSVADAGAEAAGETLAVKWPNDVVHRGRKLCGVLAESRSLAPGKPPVLVLGAGVNVNQLEEDFPPEIRGRATSLRIAAGGRAFAIPEFLAAVLARFERDVALARRDDPRPLFERVRPRLPAPGAQVRVALGERTVEGEVTEVTETGALRVRDRASGVVETLAAGVLE from the coding sequence GTGAAGCCCGAACCAACCCGCGCGATGTCCGCCCAGCGGTTCCTCGGCGTCCCGGTGGAAGCGCACGCTCACCTCGAATCGACCAACGACGAGGTCTTTCGGCGCGCGCGGGAAGGAGCACCCGAGGGGCTCGTGGTCGTCGCGGAGCATCAGACCCAAGGAAGAGGACGTCTCGGCCGAAGCTGGTTCGACGCCGCGGGACGCTCGCTCCTGTTCTCGGTCCTGCTCAAGCCGGCCGTGCCGCTCCAGTCCTACCCGCTTCTGGCCCTGGTCCTGGCCTCGTCGGTCGCGGACGCGGGAGCCGAAGCGGCGGGCGAGACGCTCGCCGTGAAATGGCCGAACGACGTGGTGCATCGGGGAAGGAAGCTCTGCGGCGTGCTCGCGGAATCCCGCTCGCTCGCCCCGGGGAAGCCACCGGTCCTCGTCCTCGGGGCGGGCGTGAACGTGAACCAGCTCGAGGAGGATTTCCCGCCCGAGATCCGGGGTCGCGCCACCTCGCTGCGGATCGCGGCGGGCGGCCGCGCGTTCGCCATTCCGGAGTTTCTTGCGGCCGTCCTGGCGCGCTTCGAGCGTGACGTCGCGCTCGCGCGCCGGGACGATCCCCGCCCGCTCTTCGAGCGCGTCCGCCCGCGCCTGCCCGCCCCCGGCGCCCAGGTGCGCGTCGCGCTCGGCGAGCGTACGGTGGAAGGGGAGGTCACGGAAGTGACCGAGACCGGCGCGCTCCGCGTGCGCGACCGGGCGAGCGGCGTGGTGGAGACCCTGGCCGCCGGAGTCCTGGAATGA
- the tatC gene encoding twin-arginine translocase subunit TatC, which translates to MIPPLLAVAQDPERPMSFLEHLEELRAAVWRSATIALVLIAGAWVFSGRLLDALILWLLRGERALALSPTEAFSARVEVALWTGGVVALPYVMFELWRFVAPGLKKNERRFAIPWMVASAALLYLGVAFALKLLLPMIVRMLQSFATGQIESRMSLLSLLHFSVKMAAGCGLLFQLPLVLCLLAWFGIASPKVLARQWRHAVFFIALAAAVVTPGDGPSMLILSAPLILLYFVSLVFAWAIWRGRWKGRREPGELG; encoded by the coding sequence GTGATCCCGCCGCTTCTCGCCGTCGCGCAAGACCCCGAGCGTCCGATGTCCTTCCTCGAGCATCTGGAGGAGCTCCGCGCCGCCGTGTGGCGGAGCGCCACGATCGCCCTGGTGCTCATCGCAGGGGCATGGGTGTTCTCGGGTCGCCTCCTCGACGCGCTCATCTTGTGGCTTCTCCGCGGAGAGAGGGCCCTGGCTCTCTCCCCCACGGAAGCCTTTTCCGCCCGGGTCGAAGTGGCGCTCTGGACGGGCGGGGTCGTGGCGCTCCCTTACGTGATGTTCGAGCTGTGGCGGTTCGTGGCGCCCGGATTGAAGAAGAACGAGCGTCGTTTCGCGATCCCCTGGATGGTGGCTTCGGCGGCGCTCCTCTATCTCGGCGTGGCGTTCGCGCTCAAACTCCTGCTCCCCATGATCGTCCGGATGCTCCAGTCGTTCGCGACCGGCCAGATCGAGTCGCGCATGTCGCTCCTTTCGCTCCTTCACTTCTCGGTGAAGATGGCGGCGGGATGCGGGCTCCTGTTCCAGCTCCCCCTGGTGCTCTGTCTCCTCGCATGGTTCGGGATCGCCTCGCCGAAGGTGCTCGCGCGCCAGTGGCGGCACGCGGTGTTCTTTATCGCGCTCGCCGCGGCGGTGGTCACTCCCGGCGATGGACCGTCGATGCTGATCCTCTCGGCGCCCCTGATCCTCCTCTATTTCGTGAGCCTGGTATTCGCCTGGGCGATCTGGCGCGGCCGCTGGAAGGGGCGCCGGGAGCCGGGCGAGCTGGGCTAG
- the nrdR gene encoding transcriptional repressor NrdR, producing the protein MKCPSCGHLEDKVIDSRSAKEGQAIRRRRECLACQRRFTTYETVETTPLLVIKKDGRREPFSRDKILNGLLRACEKRPIPAEKIHAIVDTLEAELMQKGLDEVHSSEIGERVMAALHQLDEVAYVRFASVYRHFKDLNQFLEELRSLLK; encoded by the coding sequence ATGAAGTGCCCGTCGTGCGGTCATCTGGAAGACAAGGTGATCGATTCCCGTTCGGCCAAGGAAGGCCAGGCGATCCGCCGCCGCCGCGAGTGCCTGGCCTGCCAGCGCCGATTCACGACCTACGAGACCGTGGAGACGACGCCCCTGCTCGTGATCAAGAAGGACGGAAGGCGCGAGCCGTTCAGCCGGGACAAGATCTTGAACGGCCTGCTCCGCGCGTGTGAGAAGCGGCCGATTCCCGCGGAGAAGATCCACGCGATCGTGGATACCCTCGAGGCGGAGCTGATGCAGAAGGGTTTGGACGAGGTCCATTCGAGCGAGATCGGCGAGCGGGTCATGGCGGCACTTCACCAGCTCGACGAGGTGGCCTACGTCCGGTTCGCCTCGGTGTATCGGCACTTCAAGGATCTGAATCAGTTCTTGGAAGAGCTTCGGTCGCTCCTCAAGTGA
- the groL gene encoding chaperonin GroEL has product MAKQLQFDSAARDALQRGVDKLANTVRVTLGPRGRNVVLDKKFGAPTITNDGVTIAKEIELEDPYENMGAQLLKEVATKTQDVAGDGTTTATVLAQSMVHSGLRLVTAGANPMFLKRGMDRAVQAVVAELKKQSKPIKTPAEIANVATISANNDPEIGKLISEAMEKVGKDGVITVEEAKSLDTSLEVVEGLQFDRGYLSPYFVTDSERMEAVLEDAFILIHDKKVASIKEILPILEKVSQVGKPLLVISEDIEGEALATLVVNKLRGVLNVAAAKAPGFGDRRRAMLEDIAILTGGRLITEEAGLKLENTILSDLGRAKRIVVDKDNTTIIEGAGKKADIKARVDQIRKEIEDSTSDYDKEKLQERLAKLAGGVAVVNVGAATEVELKERKARVEDALAATKSAVEEGIVPGGGVALLRAQPALAGLEAKGDEKSGIEIVSHALESPVKMIASNAGAEGSIVVERLRTQKGAMGYNAATGQYEDLFQSGIVDPTKVTRSALQNAVSIASLLLTTEAVITDIPEEEKPSMPGGGMGGME; this is encoded by the coding sequence ATGGCCAAGCAGCTGCAGTTCGACTCCGCGGCGCGTGACGCGCTCCAGCGCGGCGTGGACAAACTGGCGAACACCGTCCGGGTCACGTTGGGCCCACGGGGAAGGAACGTCGTCCTCGACAAGAAATTCGGCGCGCCCACGATCACGAACGATGGGGTCACGATCGCGAAAGAGATCGAGCTGGAGGATCCCTATGAAAACATGGGGGCCCAGCTCCTCAAGGAAGTAGCCACCAAGACGCAGGACGTGGCCGGGGACGGCACGACAACGGCCACCGTGTTGGCGCAGTCGATGGTTCATTCCGGGCTCAGGCTCGTGACCGCGGGCGCCAATCCCATGTTCCTGAAGCGGGGCATGGACCGCGCGGTGCAGGCCGTCGTCGCGGAGCTGAAGAAGCAGTCCAAGCCGATCAAGACGCCGGCCGAGATCGCGAACGTCGCGACCATTTCGGCGAACAACGATCCTGAGATCGGGAAGCTGATTTCGGAGGCGATGGAGAAGGTCGGCAAGGATGGGGTCATCACGGTAGAAGAGGCGAAGAGCCTCGACACCTCGCTCGAGGTGGTCGAAGGGCTCCAGTTCGACCGCGGGTATCTCTCGCCCTACTTCGTGACCGATTCGGAGAGAATGGAAGCGGTCCTCGAGGACGCGTTCATCTTGATCCACGACAAAAAAGTCGCCTCGATCAAAGAAATCCTCCCGATCCTCGAAAAGGTCTCGCAGGTCGGCAAGCCGCTCCTCGTGATTTCGGAGGACATCGAGGGGGAGGCCCTCGCCACCCTTGTGGTCAACAAGCTGCGCGGCGTCCTGAATGTCGCGGCGGCGAAGGCTCCGGGATTCGGCGATCGCCGCCGGGCGATGCTCGAGGACATCGCAATCCTGACGGGCGGCCGCCTCATCACGGAGGAGGCGGGTTTGAAGCTCGAAAACACGATCCTCTCCGATCTCGGCCGCGCCAAGCGTATCGTCGTGGACAAGGACAACACGACCATCATCGAAGGCGCGGGGAAGAAGGCCGACATCAAGGCACGCGTGGATCAGATCCGCAAGGAGATCGAGGACTCCACGTCGGACTACGATAAGGAAAAGCTCCAGGAGCGCCTGGCGAAGCTCGCCGGCGGGGTCGCCGTCGTCAACGTGGGTGCCGCGACCGAGGTGGAGCTCAAGGAGAGGAAGGCGCGGGTGGAAGACGCGCTCGCCGCCACCAAGTCCGCCGTCGAGGAGGGGATCGTGCCCGGCGGGGGCGTGGCCCTCTTGCGGGCGCAGCCCGCGCTCGCGGGGCTGGAAGCGAAGGGGGACGAGAAGTCCGGGATCGAGATCGTCTCCCACGCGCTCGAGAGCCCGGTCAAGATGATCGCGTCCAACGCAGGCGCCGAGGGCTCCATCGTCGTCGAGCGGCTCAGGACGCAGAAGGGCGCGATGGGCTACAATGCCGCCACCGGGCAGTACGAGGATCTCTTCCAATCCGGGATTGTCGATCCGACCAAGGTGACCCGTTCGGCGCTCCAGAACGCGGTCTCGATCGCCTCCCTCCTCCTCACGACCGAAGCGGTGATCACCGATATTCCCGAAGAGGAGAAGCCGAGCATGCCGGGCGGTGGGATGGGGGGAATGGAATAA